The window TGAAGACGGCGAGTTGGTGGACGACGCCGTCCTGCGGGGCGAGCAGGTCGATGCGCGCGAGCACGTCGTCGGCGGCGGTCTTGCGTTCGACGAGCTCCGCCTGCTTGGCCTGAATTTCCCGCAGCTCCTTCGAGACTTCGCTCCGGAGATCCTGGTCGATCTGGATGATCTGCTGCTCGATCTCGCTCAGCCTGCCGCGCGCCTGCGCGGTTTCCGAGATGAGCTGGCCGCGCTCGCCGCGCAGGCGCGTCTCCTCGCGGCGCAGGTTGGTGACGCGGGTGAGCGGCACGAGCTGGCTGCGGTAGAGGCTCTCGACGCCGACGAGCTCCTTCCGGATGAGGTCGGTCTCGTCGGCCTTGGAGACGGCCTGCTGTTCGAGGCCGTGGATCTGCTCCCGGGTCTGGTCGATCCGTTCGCGGAGCTGCCGGACCTGCCCTAGGCGCGCCTCGCGCCGGGCGGCGAACAGCTTCAGCTCGCCCCCCAGCAGGTCCTCCACCTCAGGCATGCTGCGCCGGGCGGCCATGCGGAGGCTCACCGCCATCTCTGCGGCGCCGTCGCGCTCTGCGACGAGGCGCATCTGGCGGGCGGCGAGCTCGTCGAGGCCCTTTTCGACGATGGCGAGGCTCGCCCGCGCCACCGTTTCGTCGAGGCGCAGGACGACGGCGCCGGCCTTTACGCGGTCGCCGTCGCGGACGTTGATCGCGCCGACAACCCCGCCGGTCGGGTGCTGGACCTTCTTCACATGGCGGTCGACGACCACCGAGCCTGGCGCCACCACGGCGCCGGAGAACTCGACGCTGGCGCTCAGGCCGCCGATCCCGATGGTCAGGAGCGCAAAGCCTGCGGCCGCCGCGATGACGTGCCGCCGGATCGAGCGGTGCACGGGAGAGATCTGGGCGCTCATCACACGGCTCCTGCGGGCACGACGGTGAGGGAAGGGCCGGCCGCGACGCGCGGCATCGCCGGCGTCGGCCGCTGGAAGTTGGGCAGCACCTCGTCCTTGCGGCCGAAGGACTGAACGCGGCCGTCCTTCATCGCGAGGATGACGTCGGCGGGCGCGAGCGCGCTGGAGCGGTGCGCCACGACGACCACGACGCCGCCGCGGTCACGCACGCCCTGGATCGCGCGGCCGAGCGCCGCCTCGCCCTCGGTGTCGAGGTTGGAGTTCGGTTCGTCGAGGACGACGAGGAAGGGCGAGCCGAACAGGGCGCGGGCGAGGGCGACGCGCTGCCGCTGCCCGGCCGACAGCGCCGCGCCGCCGTGGCCAATCTGGCAGTTGTAGCCGCCGGGCAGGCGCAAGATCATCTCGTGGACGCCCGCGGCCTGGGCCGCGGCGATCACCGCGTCAGGGTCCGGCGCCGCGCCGAAGCGCGCGATGTTCTGCTCGATCGTCCCGGCGAAGAGCTCCACGTCCTGCGGCAGGTAGCCGATATGCGGGCCGAGCTGATCGGGATCCCACTGGTCGAGCGACGCGCCGTCGAGGCGGATCTTGCCGCGGCGCGCCGGCCAGACGCCGACGAGCATGCGCGCGAGCGACGACTTTCCGGAGCCGCTGGGGCCGATCACGCCGAGCGCCGATCCCGCCTCCAACGCGAAGGAGACGTCCTCCACGAGCAGGACCTGCCCGCCGGGCGCCGCGGTCGCGGCGGATTCGACGCTGAGCCGCATGCGGGGCGCGGGCAGCTTCATGGTCTGCGCCGTCGGACGCGTGGTCCGCAGCGTTTCCTTCAGCCGTCGCCAGCCCTGCCGCGCCCCGACGAAACCCTTCCAGTTTCCGATCGCGAGGTCGACCGGGGCGAGCGCCTTGCCCGTCAGGATCGAGCTCGCGATCATGATGCCGCCGGTGGCCTGGCCGTCGATGACGAGGTAGGCGCCGACGGCGAGCACCGCGGACTGCAGCGCCATGCGCAGGACCTTCGACAGCGCGCCGAAGCCGCCGGAGACGTCCGAGGTGCTGCGCTGGTGGGTGAGGAAGCGCGCGTTGGCTTCGCCCCAGATGGCGCAGAGCCGCCCGCCCATGCCCATCGCCTCGACCACTTCGGCGTTGCGGCGGCTGGCTTGGCTTACGCCTTCGCGCGCCATGCCGGCGGCCACCGCCTGCTGCGCCGCGCCGCGCGTGAGCAGCTCGGTCAGGCCTGTGACGGCGATCAGGACGAGCGCGCCGGCGAGGGTGGTGAGGCCGAGCCAGGGATGGAAGGCGAAGCACACCGCGAGGTAGATCGGCATCCACGGCAGGTCGAACAGCGCGCCTGGCCCGCTGCCGGAGAGGAATGCGCGCACCTGATCGAGGTCGCGCTGGGCCTGCATGCCATCGCCGTCGCCCGACGACAGCAGCGCCCGGCGGACGGTGCTGCGGAACACGACGGCGTTCAGGGTTTCGTCCAGCCGCACGGCCACGCGGACGAGGATGCGAGCGCGC is drawn from Methylopila sp. 73B and contains these coding sequences:
- a CDS encoding type I secretion system permease/ATPase, with the translated sequence MRSNAGALVAVALVSGAANVLTLSGAVFMMEVYDRVLPSHSLPTLVGLGLVVLLLYAFLGLFDLLRARILVRVAVRLDETLNAVVFRSTVRRALLSSGDGDGMQAQRDLDQVRAFLSGSGPGALFDLPWMPIYLAVCFAFHPWLGLTTLAGALVLIAVTGLTELLTRGAAQQAVAAGMAREGVSQASRRNAEVVEAMGMGGRLCAIWGEANARFLTHQRSTSDVSGGFGALSKVLRMALQSAVLAVGAYLVIDGQATGGIMIASSILTGKALAPVDLAIGNWKGFVGARQGWRRLKETLRTTRPTAQTMKLPAPRMRLSVESAATAAPGGQVLLVEDVSFALEAGSALGVIGPSGSGKSSLARMLVGVWPARRGKIRLDGASLDQWDPDQLGPHIGYLPQDVELFAGTIEQNIARFGAAPDPDAVIAAAQAAGVHEMILRLPGGYNCQIGHGGAALSAGQRQRVALARALFGSPFLVVLDEPNSNLDTEGEAALGRAIQGVRDRGGVVVVVAHRSSALAPADVILAMKDGRVQSFGRKDEVLPNFQRPTPAMPRVAAGPSLTVVPAGAV
- a CDS encoding HlyD family type I secretion periplasmic adaptor subunit → MSAQISPVHRSIRRHVIAAAAGFALLTIGIGGLSASVEFSGAVVAPGSVVVDRHVKKVQHPTGGVVGAINVRDGDRVKAGAVVLRLDETVARASLAIVEKGLDELAARQMRLVAERDGAAEMAVSLRMAARRSMPEVEDLLGGELKLFAARREARLGQVRQLRERIDQTREQIHGLEQQAVSKADETDLIRKELVGVESLYRSQLVPLTRVTNLRREETRLRGERGQLISETAQARGRLSEIEQQIIQIDQDLRSEVSKELREIQAKQAELVERKTAADDVLARIDLLAPQDGVVHQLAVFNPGGVIGAAETVMLIVPDGEDLMVEAKIAPQDIDQVRVGQKAFIRMSGLNQRTTPELAGEVTMVAADVVVDQRSGASHFPVRIALAPGERARLGERVLVPGMPAEAFVQTDYRTMLSYFTKPLADQVAKAFRQD